In one Spirosoma rigui genomic region, the following are encoded:
- a CDS encoding BatA domain-containing protein has protein sequence MTFVEPSILWGALAVAIPIAIHFWHQKRGTLLPWAATQWLTEKNQQQSRGLRLDNVPLLILRCLLLLLLAVLLAQPLLNWSPKDTTRQRIHLVQPSALVTANFRFELDEAARKGERIYWANETPEPYSETSNGANQAGDLNPLRLQTALDKLPVSDVDNTELHLYVVNDPSLADVPAITVPAHFRLHSLIDSAGRPRPFLTANSGKRLFVDRNGQLTSATTSGPDLTLQPNPVHSGPLRVLTAYKTTPERQTVRAALAALAQVYDLPLAVDDQPVANVTYDWVLTDQLPPASQPTSASKTLYTVSGIDQTPTSTNVVFTGESLTPQTSERVAGGQLPEWLGEQLVQHYGLLTSREPLDLQALNARFVPTTRHTTTHQAAVQNTLFLLILILLIVERGLALTKNA, from the coding sequence ATGACATTCGTTGAACCATCCATTCTGTGGGGTGCGCTGGCCGTCGCCATTCCCATTGCCATCCATTTCTGGCACCAGAAGCGAGGTACGCTCCTGCCCTGGGCGGCTACACAGTGGCTCACCGAAAAAAATCAGCAGCAAAGCCGGGGCCTGCGGCTGGACAATGTACCCCTGTTGATCCTGCGGTGTTTGCTCTTGCTACTGCTGGCCGTTCTGTTGGCGCAACCCCTGCTGAACTGGTCACCGAAAGACACAACCCGTCAACGCATTCACCTTGTTCAACCTAGCGCACTCGTTACCGCCAACTTTCGGTTCGAACTAGACGAAGCCGCCCGAAAAGGCGAAAGAATTTACTGGGCTAACGAAACACCCGAACCCTACTCGGAAACGTCGAACGGGGCTAATCAAGCAGGCGATCTCAACCCCCTCCGGCTGCAAACGGCCCTGGACAAACTCCCTGTCAGCGACGTCGACAATACTGAATTGCATCTCTATGTTGTCAACGACCCCTCGCTGGCCGATGTGCCCGCCATCACTGTACCCGCGCACTTCCGGCTCCATTCGCTCATCGACTCGGCTGGCCGACCCCGCCCTTTCCTGACAGCGAACAGCGGGAAGCGACTGTTTGTTGACCGTAATGGTCAACTTACCAGCGCGACCACATCTGGTCCCGACCTGACACTGCAACCCAATCCAGTCCACAGCGGCCCCCTCCGTGTTCTGACTGCGTACAAAACCACGCCCGAACGCCAGACCGTCCGGGCGGCACTCGCAGCACTCGCGCAGGTATATGACCTCCCTCTGGCGGTAGACGACCAACCGGTAGCCAACGTTACGTATGACTGGGTGCTGACCGATCAGCTACCGCCCGCATCCCAGCCGACCAGCGCGTCAAAAACGCTGTATACGGTCTCGGGAATCGACCAGACGCCCACATCGACGAATGTCGTGTTCACGGGCGAGTCGCTAACGCCACAAACATCAGAACGGGTGGCTGGCGGGCAGTTGCCGGAGTGGCTGGGCGAGCAACTCGTCCAACACTACGGTCTTCTGACCAGTCGGGAGCCCCTGGACCTGCAAGCGCTGAATGCCAGGTTCGTTCCTACCACCAGGCACACGACAACCCATCAGGCAGCGGTACAAAATACGCTGTTCCTGCTTATTCTCATCCTCCTCATCGTTGAACGCGGGCTGGCCCTGACAAAAAACGCATGA
- a CDS encoding DUF58 domain-containing protein, producing MLTTDLIKLNNLQLAGKLVSDELLLGVQTSRRSGAGTEFEQFRHYVAGDDPKRIDWKRFAQTDQYLVRESATESNQQVRMLLDLSGSMNYAEGGISRLDYAKILLASLAYLSNRQADQLSLYSLHNGLVQTLVAPGKQAFQKIVSTLAIAEASGAWQNEQASFPEFGRKQSEMLIIASDFLQVGEEWLNLIQKVAGPRREIVIFQLLGDQELTFDLTGFYRFQDLETGREVELQAEAIRDSVRERATTYFETLDQALQIPHVRLIRTRLSEPIAQVLTSFLTGKKR from the coding sequence ATGCTGACAACCGATCTCATCAAGCTGAATAACCTTCAACTGGCCGGCAAACTGGTCAGCGACGAACTCTTGTTGGGCGTTCAAACCAGCCGACGGTCGGGGGCGGGCACGGAGTTCGAGCAGTTCCGGCACTACGTAGCGGGCGACGACCCCAAACGCATCGACTGGAAACGGTTTGCCCAAACGGATCAGTACCTGGTCCGGGAATCGGCCACGGAGAGCAACCAGCAGGTCCGGATGCTGCTCGACCTGTCGGGGTCAATGAACTACGCCGAAGGGGGCATCAGCCGGCTTGACTACGCGAAGATCCTGCTGGCCTCGCTGGCTTACCTCAGCAACCGACAGGCCGATCAGCTGAGTCTGTACAGCCTGCACAATGGATTAGTCCAGACGCTGGTAGCACCCGGCAAGCAAGCTTTTCAGAAGATCGTATCCACTCTCGCCATCGCTGAAGCATCGGGTGCCTGGCAAAACGAACAGGCCTCGTTCCCGGAGTTTGGTCGTAAGCAGTCCGAGATGCTCATCATCGCATCCGACTTTTTGCAGGTTGGCGAGGAATGGCTCAATCTGATTCAGAAGGTAGCCGGCCCGCGTCGGGAGATCGTCATTTTTCAACTCCTGGGCGACCAGGAACTGACCTTTGACCTTACGGGCTTCTACCGGTTTCAGGATCTGGAAACCGGTCGGGAAGTGGAACTGCAGGCTGAAGCCATCCGGGATAGCGTTCGGGAGCGGGCCACCACATATTTCGAAACGCTGGACCAGGCCCTGCAAATTCCCCACGTCCGCTTGATACGAACCCGCCTGAGCGAACCCATCGCCCAGGTGTTAACGAGTTTTTTAACCGGTAAGAAGCGCTGA
- a CDS encoding AAA family ATPase has protein sequence METQNLTHFKTLVAKLPQLKQEIGKVIIGQQEAIDEVLIALLAGGHCLLEGVPGLAKTLMVRTMADALAMQFKRIQFTPDLMPGDIVGTEILEEDHETGKKFFQFNRGPIFANVVLADEINRTPPKTQAAMLEAMQEYRVTYAGTDYALPKPFLIIATQNPIEQAGTYPLPEAQLDRFLLYIKLSYPSEREELDVLRSTTGTARPELKTVLTDKEILELQQLTRQVHISDELIAYINRLVRASRPQDSPSAFVKQWGEWGAGPRAGQALVLCAKARAVLNERYSVIPEDIKTLAYPILRHRIALNFRADAEGITTDRVIKELLNTVTV, from the coding sequence TTGGAGACTCAGAACTTAACCCATTTTAAAACGCTGGTGGCCAAGCTACCGCAACTGAAACAGGAGATTGGCAAGGTCATTATCGGACAACAGGAGGCCATCGACGAAGTGCTGATTGCACTGCTGGCGGGTGGTCACTGCCTGCTCGAAGGTGTTCCCGGCCTGGCTAAAACCCTCATGGTTAGAACGATGGCCGATGCGCTGGCTATGCAGTTCAAACGCATTCAGTTTACGCCCGACCTGATGCCCGGCGACATTGTTGGCACCGAGATTCTAGAGGAAGACCACGAAACGGGTAAGAAATTTTTCCAGTTTAACCGGGGGCCTATCTTCGCCAATGTCGTGCTGGCCGATGAAATCAACCGCACACCGCCCAAGACGCAGGCGGCCATGCTGGAAGCCATGCAGGAGTACCGGGTTACCTACGCCGGTACCGACTATGCGCTGCCCAAACCGTTCCTGATCATTGCTACGCAAAACCCCATTGAGCAGGCAGGTACCTATCCCCTGCCCGAAGCCCAGCTGGACCGGTTTCTGCTGTACATTAAACTCAGCTACCCGTCGGAGCGCGAGGAACTGGACGTACTCCGCAGCACCACCGGCACGGCTCGTCCTGAACTGAAGACCGTACTGACTGATAAAGAAATTCTGGAGCTTCAGCAGCTGACCCGGCAGGTGCACATCAGCGATGAGCTGATCGCTTATATCAACCGGCTCGTGCGGGCATCCCGCCCGCAGGATAGCCCATCGGCTTTTGTGAAGCAGTGGGGTGAGTGGGGCGCGGGTCCCCGGGCCGGCCAGGCGCTGGTGCTATGTGCCAAAGCCCGAGCCGTTCTGAATGAGCGCTATTCTGTCATTCCCGAGGATATCAAAACCCTGGCCTACCCCATTCTGCGCCACCGTATTGCGCTTAATTTCCGGGCCGATGCAGAAGGCATCACTACCGATCGGGTTATTAAAGAGCTCCTGAACACCGTAACGGTGTAA
- a CDS encoding DUF4159 domain-containing protein encodes MKPFIFTRIQYTSGDWDTDQRMPVNILHSLVEYTTIPVDQKERVVQLGSPDLFRSPFCYLSGHKLVEFSQHERDQFKRYVQNGGFVFVDDCNHDIDGLFARSFEQEMARTFGPKALQKIPNTHPIYSCFFKFPEGPPTTSFELNGWGDDLVHDYLKAITVNGRIGVLYSNKDYGCEWDYDFRNKRFLAEDNTKFGINIVTYALTA; translated from the coding sequence TTGAAACCTTTCATCTTCACACGCATTCAATACACCTCCGGCGATTGGGACACCGACCAGCGGATGCCGGTCAATATCCTGCACTCGCTGGTGGAGTATACCACTATCCCGGTGGACCAGAAAGAACGCGTCGTGCAGTTGGGCAGCCCCGATTTGTTCAGGAGCCCGTTTTGCTACCTCAGTGGTCACAAACTGGTCGAGTTCTCCCAACACGAGCGTGACCAGTTCAAACGCTACGTACAGAACGGCGGGTTTGTGTTTGTCGACGACTGCAACCACGACATTGACGGTCTGTTTGCCCGCTCGTTCGAGCAGGAGATGGCCCGTACGTTTGGCCCGAAAGCATTGCAGAAGATTCCTAACACCCACCCGATCTACAGCTGCTTTTTCAAATTTCCCGAAGGCCCGCCCACGACTTCGTTCGAACTCAATGGCTGGGGCGACGACCTCGTACACGACTACCTGAAAGCGATTACGGTCAATGGACGTATCGGGGTTCTCTACAGCAACAAGGATTACGGCTGCGAGTGGGACTATGATTTTCGGAACAAGCGGTTCCTGGCCGAAGACAATACCAAGTTTGGCATTAACATCGTAACCTACGCCCTTACCGCGTAG
- a CDS encoding TldD/PmbA family protein codes for MAIILTESEAKALLQKVLSYSKADECEVNLLGEERGNLRYARNEVSTSGSLINKNLVVQSAFGKKVGVATVDEFDDASLEKAVRRSEELARLAPENPEHVGVLGPQQYMKSTGFFDSTATISPDKRAEAVDKSLQLARAANLTAAGFLEDQYGFNAMMNSKGLFAYYPSTNVNFTLTVRTPDGKGSGYVARGYSDVSKLDTEAATRIAMQKAKGSAEARAIEPGKYTVILEPTAAVVLLENLYYNMDARSADEGRSYFSKSGGKSRLGDKIVDERVTIYSDPANPDLPAAPWSGDGRPQEKTMWIEKGVVKNLSYSRYWAQKQGKKAIPSPNNVIMAGGTATLEDMIKSTQRGILVTKLWYIREVDPQTILLTGLTRDGTFYIENGKIKHPVKNFRFNESPVIMLNNLETLGKPERVLSTESNQSYLVPPMKIREFTFTSLSDAV; via the coding sequence ATGGCTATTATTCTCACCGAATCCGAAGCAAAAGCCTTACTGCAAAAGGTTTTAAGCTATTCCAAAGCCGACGAATGCGAAGTGAATCTCCTCGGCGAAGAGCGGGGTAATCTGCGTTACGCCCGCAATGAGGTATCGACCAGCGGGTCACTCATCAACAAGAACCTGGTGGTTCAGTCGGCTTTCGGCAAGAAAGTGGGCGTGGCTACCGTTGATGAGTTCGACGATGCCTCCCTCGAAAAAGCGGTGCGCCGTTCCGAAGAACTGGCCCGGCTGGCACCCGAAAATCCCGAGCATGTGGGTGTTCTGGGGCCGCAACAGTACATGAAATCGACCGGCTTCTTCGACTCGACGGCGACCATATCGCCTGACAAACGCGCCGAAGCCGTTGACAAAAGCTTACAACTGGCGCGTGCGGCCAACCTGACCGCGGCCGGTTTCCTTGAAGATCAGTATGGTTTCAATGCCATGATGAACTCAAAGGGGTTATTTGCCTATTACCCCAGCACGAACGTCAATTTCACGCTCACCGTCCGAACACCCGACGGCAAAGGATCGGGCTACGTAGCACGGGGCTACAGCGACGTTAGTAAGCTGGATACGGAAGCGGCTACGCGCATTGCCATGCAGAAAGCAAAAGGATCGGCGGAGGCACGGGCTATCGAACCCGGCAAGTACACCGTGATTCTGGAGCCGACAGCCGCGGTAGTTCTGCTCGAAAATCTGTATTACAACATGGATGCCCGCTCGGCCGATGAAGGCCGGTCGTACTTCAGCAAATCGGGCGGCAAATCGCGACTCGGCGACAAGATCGTCGATGAGCGCGTGACCATTTATTCCGATCCGGCTAATCCTGACCTGCCCGCAGCCCCCTGGTCGGGCGACGGGCGTCCGCAGGAGAAAACGATGTGGATTGAAAAGGGCGTTGTCAAAAACCTGTCCTATTCGCGGTACTGGGCACAAAAGCAGGGAAAGAAAGCCATTCCCAGCCCTAACAACGTGATCATGGCGGGCGGCACGGCTACGCTGGAAGACATGATCAAGAGCACCCAGCGCGGCATTCTGGTCACCAAACTGTGGTACATCCGGGAAGTTGACCCGCAAACGATCCTGCTCACGGGCCTCACCCGCGATGGCACGTTCTACATCGAAAACGGGAAGATAAAGCATCCGGTGAAGAATTTCCGGTTCAACGAGAGTCCGGTCATCATGCTTAACAACCTCGAAACCCTCGGCAAACCCGAACGGGTGTTAAGCACCGAGTCGAATCAAAGCTACCTGGTTCCGCCCATGAAAATCCGTGAATTTACGTTCACAAGTTTGTCAGACGCGGTGTAG
- a CDS encoding TldD/PmbA family protein: protein MNRRDFNQLIGMGAAGILLPSLPAFSRNVSPESFLEPGVDVATKKRLADAALNAAKSKGATYTDVRIGRYLNQFVVTREDKVQNIVNTESYGVGVRVIADGCWGFAAVVDAKSEADTAKAAEKAVAIAKANARLMKEPVQLAPQKGYGEVSWKAPIKKNAFEVPIKEKVDLLMEVNASALKNGANYVNSVLFMVNEQKYFASTDGTYADQDIHRIWPTFTVTAIDPKTGKFETRNTLSAPMGMGYEYLQVNPSDKVAGITTRYNMGYDMLEDVTAAAKQARAKHSAKSVEAGKYDLVLDPSHLWLTIHESVGHPLELDRVLGYEANFAGTSFATLDKWQSKNFNYGSKQVNLIADKTQVGSLGAVGWDDEGVKTKQWDLVKDGVLVNYQAIRDQVHIIGEKESQGCCYADNWGSVQFQRMANVSLAAGKTPLSVQEMIKDVKKGIYIIGDGSFSIDQQRYNFQFGGQLFYEIKNGEIAGMLKDVAYQSNTQEFWNSCAQVCDQKDYRLGGSFFDGKGQPSQSSAVSHGSSTARFNGVNVINTARKI from the coding sequence ATGAACCGCCGGGATTTTAACCAACTTATAGGCATGGGTGCTGCGGGCATCCTGCTTCCTTCCCTACCCGCCTTTTCGCGCAACGTATCGCCCGAATCCTTCCTTGAACCGGGGGTCGACGTAGCCACCAAAAAACGCCTGGCCGACGCAGCCCTGAACGCGGCAAAATCGAAGGGTGCTACCTACACCGACGTTCGCATTGGTCGGTACCTGAACCAGTTCGTGGTGACGCGTGAGGATAAGGTACAGAACATTGTCAACACCGAATCCTACGGGGTAGGCGTTCGGGTGATTGCGGATGGCTGCTGGGGATTTGCCGCCGTTGTCGACGCCAAGAGTGAAGCCGATACGGCCAAAGCCGCCGAAAAAGCGGTTGCCATTGCCAAAGCCAACGCCCGGCTGATGAAGGAGCCCGTTCAACTGGCTCCCCAGAAAGGCTACGGTGAGGTAAGCTGGAAAGCGCCCATCAAGAAAAATGCGTTCGAGGTACCCATCAAAGAGAAAGTAGACCTGCTGATGGAAGTGAACGCGTCGGCACTGAAAAACGGCGCCAACTACGTGAACTCCGTACTGTTCATGGTCAATGAGCAGAAGTACTTTGCTTCGACCGACGGCACCTATGCCGATCAGGATATTCACCGCATCTGGCCTACCTTCACCGTTACCGCTATTGACCCCAAAACGGGGAAGTTTGAAACCCGGAACACGCTCAGCGCCCCTATGGGCATGGGCTATGAATACCTTCAGGTAAACCCCTCCGATAAAGTTGCCGGCATCACGACCCGCTACAACATGGGCTACGACATGCTCGAAGACGTGACGGCAGCTGCCAAGCAGGCGCGGGCCAAACACTCGGCGAAGTCGGTCGAAGCAGGCAAGTATGACCTCGTACTGGACCCGTCGCACCTGTGGCTGACCATTCACGAATCCGTAGGCCACCCGCTCGAACTGGACCGCGTACTGGGCTACGAAGCTAACTTTGCCGGTACGTCCTTTGCCACGCTTGACAAGTGGCAGTCCAAGAATTTCAACTACGGGAGCAAGCAGGTCAACCTGATCGCCGACAAAACGCAGGTGGGTTCGCTGGGCGCTGTTGGCTGGGATGACGAAGGCGTGAAGACCAAGCAGTGGGATCTGGTGAAAGATGGCGTACTGGTCAATTATCAGGCCATCCGCGACCAGGTGCACATCATTGGCGAGAAAGAATCGCAGGGCTGCTGCTACGCCGACAACTGGGGCTCGGTTCAGTTTCAGCGCATGGCCAACGTATCACTGGCTGCGGGCAAAACACCCCTGTCGGTTCAGGAGATGATCAAGGATGTCAAGAAAGGCATCTATATCATCGGCGACGGTTCGTTCTCCATCGATCAGCAGCGCTACAACTTCCAGTTTGGCGGCCAGCTGTTCTACGAGATCAAAAACGGTGAAATTGCCGGGATGCTCAAAGACGTCGCCTACCAGTCGAACACGCAGGAATTCTGGAACTCCTGCGCTCAGGTCTGCGACCAGAAAGACTACCGCCTGGGTGGGTCGTTCTTCGACGGCAAAGGCCAGCCTAGCCAGAGCAGTGCCGTTTCGCACGGCAGCAGCACCGCCCGCTTCAATGGCGTCAACGTGATCAATACCGCCCGGAAAATCTAA
- a CDS encoding GxxExxY protein produces the protein MRFSEGQLTSIVIGRAIEVHRALGPGLPESAYQECLLHELQEAPAGLTHQRSCKNAS, from the coding sequence GTGAGATTCTCAGAGGGACAATTAACATCTATTGTTATTGGGAGAGCCATTGAGGTACATAGAGCACTTGGACCAGGTTTACCAGAGTCTGCCTATCAGGAATGCCTTCTGCATGAATTGCAGGAGGCTCCAGCTGGGCTTACTCATCAACGTTCATGTAAAAATGCTTCGTGA
- a CDS encoding TldD/PmbA family protein, protein MAILTEQEAKKIIDKVLGYAKADETSVSLSGDRTGNIRYARNSVSTSGETSNLSLGVTAVFGKKSGTATINEFDDASLEKTVRRAEEIARLAPENPEYVPMLGPQTYLKTNTFADSTDKITPDFRAKATLDSLEPCRQKNLTAAGYMEDTTGFSAIGNSKGLFGYNRTTGVDFSITVRTADGLGSGYAARDVNDVSKLSTKAATEVAMQKALASSSARALEPGKYTVILEPTASVELLRNMMGSMDARNADEGRSFLSKKGGGTRLGEKLFDERVTIYSDPMNPELPLSPFGGGGGRFGGGGGDGRPQEKVTWIEKGVVKNMYYSRFWAEKKGVKGVPPPGGIIMEGGTQSLADLIKGTDKGILVTRLWYIRAVDPQTLLYTGLTRDGTFYIENGQIKFPVKNFRFNESPVIMLNNLEALGKPVRAGGLLIPPMKIRDFTFTSLSDAV, encoded by the coding sequence ATGGCCATACTAACAGAGCAGGAAGCAAAGAAAATCATCGACAAGGTTTTAGGTTACGCCAAGGCCGACGAAACCTCCGTGAGCCTGTCCGGCGACCGTACCGGCAACATCCGCTACGCCCGTAACTCCGTTTCGACATCGGGCGAAACCAGCAACCTCTCGCTGGGCGTGACTGCCGTCTTCGGCAAAAAATCGGGAACGGCTACCATCAACGAGTTTGACGATGCATCGCTCGAAAAAACCGTTCGTCGGGCGGAAGAAATTGCGCGGCTGGCGCCCGAAAACCCCGAGTACGTTCCCATGCTCGGACCTCAGACCTACCTGAAGACCAATACCTTCGCTGACAGCACCGACAAAATTACGCCTGACTTCCGGGCGAAAGCGACGCTCGACAGCCTTGAGCCCTGCCGCCAGAAAAACCTGACCGCAGCGGGTTATATGGAAGATACTACGGGGTTCTCGGCCATCGGTAACAGCAAAGGTTTGTTCGGCTACAACCGTACTACGGGTGTCGACTTCTCCATCACCGTTCGCACTGCCGACGGGCTGGGGTCGGGTTATGCCGCCCGCGACGTCAACGATGTGAGCAAGCTCAGCACTAAAGCGGCTACTGAAGTCGCCATGCAGAAAGCCCTGGCGTCTTCGTCGGCGCGGGCGCTGGAGCCGGGTAAGTACACCGTAATTCTGGAGCCCACAGCATCCGTCGAACTACTGCGTAACATGATGGGCAGTATGGACGCCCGCAACGCCGACGAAGGCCGGTCGTTTCTGAGCAAGAAAGGAGGTGGCACGCGCCTGGGCGAGAAACTCTTCGATGAACGCGTCACGATCTACAGTGACCCGATGAACCCCGAGCTGCCGCTGAGCCCCTTTGGTGGGGGCGGTGGCCGGTTCGGCGGTGGTGGTGGCGACGGTCGTCCCCAGGAAAAAGTAACTTGGATTGAGAAAGGCGTTGTCAAGAATATGTATTACTCGCGCTTCTGGGCCGAGAAGAAAGGCGTAAAGGGGGTTCCTCCGCCGGGCGGTATCATCATGGAAGGGGGCACGCAGTCGCTGGCCGACCTGATCAAGGGCACTGACAAAGGAATTCTTGTCACCCGCCTGTGGTACATCCGCGCAGTCGATCCGCAAACGCTGTTGTACACCGGTCTCACCCGCGACGGGACTTTTTACATCGAGAACGGCCAGATCAAGTTTCCCGTTAAGAACTTCCGGTTCAACGAAAGCCCGGTCATCATGCTCAACAACCTCGAAGCCCTGGGTAAACCTGTGCGGGCCGGTGGGCTGCTCATTCCCCCGATGAAAATCAGGGACTTCACCTTTACGAGCTTGTCTGACGCTGTATAG